The Dokdonia donghaensis DSW-1 DNA window TCAAGCCTGCTTCTTTACCTTCTTTAAGTGCAGCGAGTAAAATCTCGTTGCCAGATCTACCCGTTTCAAAATTTGAGGTGAGTATGTCTTGTATCTTATTACCGTCTTTAAAGGCTTTTATTAAGAAGTCTGGCGCTTTTGTCTCACCATCCTTTGGCACATAAGCGTGCTGCTGGCAGTCTGTATTGAGACGTAAGTAAGTGATCCCAAAATCACAGTGTATTAAATCTCCCTTTTGTATAATCTTACCCTCTGGCCTGTTTGAGAAAGAAACGATGTGACTTTCTAGCTTCTCTTCTGAGCGCTGTATATCTACCGTAGGGTGAAACCAGGTCTCAAGTCCCATATCTGTAACGCGCTGTCTTAGGTACCACACCACATCATCTGTACTAGTTACGCCTGGCGTTATAACCTTTGCGCTAAAGGCATCTTTTATAATATCGTGTGTTATATCTACTAGCTGCTCAAAGTAGCCTACCTCTAGAGCAGTACGAGTTTCTAACCAGCCTACTGCAAGCTGCTCTGCAGAGACTACTTTTACTTGTTGTGCACGAGTTAGTCTACTTATAAAAGCATCATAATCTGTTTTTACAACACCATCTGCCAGCCCATAATTATCTGAGTAGTTGAGACCTATTTTAGAAGGGTTACGTTTTTCTATAATCTCTAGTAGTCGCTGCCACTGGTCTGGTTGCTTTTCTTTATCCCAGGCAGAGATAATATTTTTACCCACATTATAACGAGCTACTGCCAGTTTTTCTATCGTGTTTGCCTCTTTATCTCTGTAAAAAACTAAGATCGTTCTCCTACGGGCGTTGAGCCAGGTAGATGGTAACATTGTTTTAAGTACCGGATCTTCATTATATTCTCTAGAGATAACCACCCACATATCTATATCTGCACGATCCATAAGCTTAGGGAGTAAGTTATTAAACCTATCTGCCAGTACCTCATCTATTACAGTTGCTCTATCTCTTTCTGATAAAACTTGACTGGTGCTAATGGTTGTTATAAATAAAAGAGCGAGTACTATTAATCTTCTCATAAGGTGATCTGTTTTATGGACTTAAATGTACTAAAAACAAAAAGGAGCATTTTAAAAAAAATGCTCCTTTTTATAAACTGAGATTAATAAATACTATTTACCATCGTCATCTTTATTCTTTTTACGCTTTTTCTTCTTGCGCTTCTCTTGCCTTTTCTCTTTATCGTATTTCTTTTTTTCTTTACCAAACTCCTCTTCAGTAAGGATTTTTTCTACTTGCTCTTCTGTAAAAACTTCTTTTAAAGACGTTTCAAATTTTTTGCGCTCTGCATTAATAAGCTCTCTTTTTGCATCAAATTTGAGATTCTCATCATACCCTATATCTACTGTGGCTGTATAATAATCTTTGAGGTAACTTTTAAGCACTTCTTTTGTAAAGACATCTATATCAAGTATTTCTTGATACATATCTGCACGTTCTATACTAAGTAAATTTACGTCTGGCTTTTCTGGTTCTCCAGCGTCTTGCTGTCTTGCAGGTGGTGAGTATCCACGTTGCCCTCTCTGTATACTCCCGAGGTTTTGTGCATATATGGTAGACGAGCCAGCGATTAAAAAGATAAGTGCGAATAAACGAAAATTCATTGTTCTATATTTTGTGCAAATATGCATATTTATTTTTTCTTTTCTCATTTCAATAATGATGCCTAACTATTTCTAATCCTTAATTACATCTAAAATTTCTGGCAAAATAGAAAGTGCCGTGAGTGCAATAGCACCCCCTAGATTTTTGTGCTCTGCGGCTTTTGCCTGCTTGCGTTGTGCTCTTTGCGCTTGTCTCTCTTCTTTTGGTGTCGTTGTAACCTTGGCTACCTCAACCTCTTGTGCTACAAGATTTGTCTCGCTTACTTTTTTATAAACACTAGTAACAGACTTTGCTTGCGCTGGCTCTTGATGCACACCACTACCACGTATCATTATCACATTACTCACTACATCTTCATCATAATTTGCTTCTGTAAGATCATATGCCAGTGCTATACCATCTGCCCCACTAACCTCTTTAAATAAGCCAGAAAACAGCTTCTGCACTCCTTCCTCTATCACTTTGTTTACGCTTACCTCTGTAAACGGTAATACAACTGCACTTACAGCACCATAGGTTCCTATAGCAATTTTATCTTCTGGCTCAAGTCTCTTTGTGAGTAGTTTTACACCTTGCTCAATATAAAATTTGTGATCTTGATGTATACCTGCACTGCCCGTCTCTACAAGTATATAAACCTGAACCGGATCATCTGCCGGATAATTATCTGCCGCATAGGTGATTAATTGTTCGGCTTTGAGTACCGTTGTTTGGGTTTGATCTTGAGTCTGCGCAGTCATTTGCATCATTACAAAAAGGACTACTGCCTGTGCTAGATATTTCATACTTGCTT harbors:
- a CDS encoding M24 family metallopeptidase, with protein sequence MRRLIVLALLFITTISTSQVLSERDRATVIDEVLADRFNNLLPKLMDRADIDMWVVISREYNEDPVLKTMLPSTWLNARRRTILVFYRDKEANTIEKLAVARYNVGKNIISAWDKEKQPDQWQRLLEIIEKRNPSKIGLNYSDNYGLADGVVKTDYDAFISRLTRAQQVKVVSAEQLAVGWLETRTALEVGYFEQLVDITHDIIKDAFSAKVITPGVTSTDDVVWYLRQRVTDMGLETWFHPTVDIQRSEEKLESHIVSFSNRPEGKIIQKGDLIHCDFGITYLRLNTDCQQHAYVPKDGETKAPDFLIKAFKDGNKIQDILTSNFETGRSGNEILLAALKEGKEAGLRPSIYTHPLGMYGHAAGPTIGMWDSQGGVPGTGDYPLYENTGYAIELNTTVKIPEWNKDIRIMLEEAGFWGEDGFRYVSGRQEELMLVD